In a single window of the Phocoena phocoena chromosome 14, mPhoPho1.1, whole genome shotgun sequence genome:
- the HAAO gene encoding 3-hydroxyanthranilate 3,4-dioxygenase — protein MESPVRVKAWVQENRASFLPPVCNQLLHQKQLKIMFVGGPNTRKDYHIEEGEEVFYQLEGDMLLQVLEQGRHRDVVIRQGEIFLLPAGVPHSPQRFANTVGLVIERRRLKTELDALRYYVGDTTDVLFEKWFYCEDLGTQLAPIIQEFLSSEQHRTGKPNPDQLLKEPPFPLSTRSVMEPMSLEVWLAGHRKELHAGIPLSLFGDTYETQVMVCGQGSSEGPRQDVDVWLWQLEGSSVVTMEGRRLSLTPDDSLLVPAGTAYSWERGQGSTALSVTQDPARKKPLG, from the exons ATGGAGAGCCCCGTGAGAGTGAAGGCTTGGGTGCAGGAGAACCgcgcctccttcctgcccccgGTCTGCAACCAGCTCCT GCACCAGAAGCAGCTCAAAATCATGTTCGTCGGGGGTCCCAACACCAGGAAGGACTACCACATCGAGGAGGGTGAGGAG GTGTTTTACCAGCTAGAAGGCGACATGCTTCTCCAAGTCCTGGAGCAAGGGAGACACCGGGATGTGGTCATTCGGCAGGGAGAG ATCTTCCTCCTGCCCGCTGGGGTCCCCCACTCTCCACAGAGGTTTGCCAACACAGTGGGGCTGGTGATTGAGCGGAGGAGGCTGAAAACGGAGCTAGATGCACTCAG GTACTACGTAGGCGACACCACTGACGTCCTGTTTGAGAAGTGGTTCTACTGCGAGGATCTCGGCACACAGTTGGCCCCCATCATCCAGGA GTTCCTTAGCTCTGAGCAGCACAGAACAGGAAAACCCAACCCTG ACCAGCTGCTCAAGGAACCGCCATTCCCCCTGAGCACACGGTCCGTCATGGAGCCCATGTCGCTGGAGGTCTGGCTGGCTGGCCACCGCAAGGAGCTGCATGCTGGCATACCCCTCAGCCTGTTTGGAGACACCTATGAGACCCAG GTGATGGTCTGCGGACAAGGCAGCAGCGAAGGCCCGAGACAGGACGTGGACGTGTGGCTGTGGCAGTTG GAGGGCTCCTCGGTGGTGACGATGGAAGGACGGCGCCTGAGCCTGACCCCCGATGACAGCCTCCTGGTGCCAGCTGGGACCGC GTATAGCTGGGAACGAGGGCAAGGCTCCACGGCCCTGTCTGTGACTCAGGACCCTGCCCGCAAGAAGCCCCTGGGGTGA
- the OXER1 gene encoding LOW QUALITY PROTEIN: oxoeicosanoid receptor 1 (The sequence of the model RefSeq protein was modified relative to this genomic sequence to represent the inferred CDS: inserted 2 bases in 1 codon; substituted 1 base at 1 genomic stop codon) yields the protein MEFHNLSSPSPLPSLSPSSLPPSSSPSAFTTALGSPGEAPAPCHPASSPMVSAFLAPVLSVEFVLGLVGNSLAFFLCCFHARPWTSSTVFLVSLVVADFLLIINQPLRVDYYFLHETWRFGATACKVNLFVIATNRSASTVSLAAASLARYLKVVRPQHVLSRASVWAAARGAGXLWGGMLLLNGHLIPTTDSSHSCLSYQLGXSLPWHQALFVLEFFLPLALILFAIMNITLTSQRRGPDVQAGPRRAVRMLAAVVAIYAVCFLHSVIFGKASIVAFRLHACCTLDICSQLFHGSLAFTYLNSALDPMLYCFSDPNFLCQGRALLGLTQGWQASASDKSTYQPSAWRRVASGKVVAAERL from the exons ATGGAATTTCATAACCTgagctctccctctccccttccttccctctctccctcctcactccctccctcctcctcacccTCTGCCTTCACCACTGCCTTGGGGTCACCTGGAGAGGCCCCGGCTCCCTGCCACCCGGCCTCCTCCCCGATGGTGTCTGCCTTCCTGGCGCCAGTCCTGAGCGTGGAATTTGTCCTGGGCCTGGTGGGGAACAGCCTGGCCTTCTTCCTCTGCTGCTTCCACGCGCGGCCCTGGACATCCAGCACTGTGTTCCTGGTCAGCCTGGTGGTGGCCGACTTTCTCCTGATCATCAACCAGCCTCTTCGCGTGGACTACTACTTCCTCCACGAGACCTGGCGCTTCGGGGCCACTGCCTGCAAAGTCAACCTCTTCGTGATCGCCACCAACCGCTCCGCGAGCACGGTCTCCCTCGCGGCCGCCTCCCTCGCCCGCTACCTGAAGGTGGTGCGGCCTCAGCACGTGCTGAGCAGGGCCTCCGTGTGGGCAGCCGCCCGGGGGGCCGGGTGACTCTGGGGGGGAATGCTGCTCCTCAACGGGCACCTGATCCCGACCACCGATTCCAGCCACTCCTGCCTCAGTTACCAGCTGGG ATCACTCCCCTGGCACCAGGCCCTGTTCGTGCTGGAATTCTTCCTGCCGCTGGCGCTCATCCTCTTTGCCATCATGAACATCACGCTCACCAGCCAGCGCCGAGGCCCGGACGTGCAGGCGGGCCCGCGGAGGGCCGTGCGCATGCTGGCCGCGGTCGTGGCCATCTACGCGGTCTGCTTCTTGCACAGTGTCATCTTCGGCAAAGCTTCCATCGTGGCCTTCCGCCTGCACGCCTGCTGCACCCTGGACATCTGCTCGCAGCTCTTCCATGGCTCCCTGGCCTTCACCTACCTCAACAGTGCCCTGGACCCCATGCTCTACTGCTTTTCCGACCCCAACTTCCTCTGCCAGGGCCGGGCCCTGCTGGGCCTCACCCAGGGCTGGCAGGCCTCCGCCAGCGACAAGAGCACCTACCAGCCCTCTGCCTGGCGCCGGGTGGCCTCTGGGAAGGTGGTGGCCGCAGAGAGGCTATAG